From Corvus moneduloides isolate bCorMon1 chromosome 2, bCorMon1.pri, whole genome shotgun sequence, one genomic window encodes:
- the SMPX gene encoding small muscular protein codes for MSKQPASHVKAIQANINIPMGAFRPGAGHPHKRKEFTPEEVEENVPASTEEEKEKKRLPGAKKLPGPAVNLSEIQNIKSELKYVPKAEQ; via the exons atgtcaaaacaacCAGCATCACATGTCAAAGCCATTCAG GCTAATATTAACATCCCAATGGGAGCATTTCGACCTGGTGCAGGCCACCCtcataaaagaaaagaatttacaCCTGAAGAAGTGGAGGAG AATGTTCCTGCTTcaacagaggaggagaaagagaagaaacgCCTCCCAGGAGCTAAGAAACTTCCAGGTCCTGCTGTCAACTTGTCAGAGATTCAGAACATAAAGAGTGAGCTGAAATATGTCCCCAAAGCTGAACAGTAG